In Candidatus Binatia bacterium, the following are encoded in one genomic region:
- a CDS encoding alpha/beta fold hydrolase, which yields MTAAAPSPPGTAVDTQSFFFPGGGKGCLLLHGFTGTPHEMRFLGRALAARGHTVSGIRLAGHCTRVEDLAATRWTDWYASAQDGLQALRSHASRLVVVGQSMGALLALELAVQHRDVVAAVAVLSPALVLSHPLIRFGGRILPYVVPLLPERRRYVGKGVSDIADPRARAESPSYRRIPLPAVVELLGLQRRVRRRLPMVRQPVLAIHALQDHTCPVTNVELLERGLGGPLRSRILTRSYHVISVDVERDLVAELVADFVAAPAGKAETRIVP from the coding sequence GTGACCGCCGCCGCACCATCGCCGCCCGGTACGGCAGTCGACACGCAATCGTTCTTCTTCCCCGGCGGCGGCAAGGGGTGTCTGCTGCTGCACGGCTTCACGGGCACTCCGCACGAGATGCGATTTCTCGGCCGCGCTCTCGCGGCCCGCGGCCACACGGTCAGCGGCATCCGACTGGCTGGCCACTGTACCCGGGTCGAGGACCTCGCCGCGACGCGATGGACAGACTGGTACGCGTCGGCACAGGACGGTCTGCAGGCCCTGCGGTCACACGCGAGCCGGTTGGTGGTAGTCGGTCAGTCGATGGGCGCCCTGCTGGCGCTGGAACTGGCGGTGCAGCATCGCGACGTTGTCGCGGCGGTCGCCGTGCTGTCTCCGGCTCTCGTGTTGTCGCATCCGCTGATCCGCTTCGGAGGTCGGATTCTGCCTTACGTCGTGCCGCTGTTGCCCGAACGCCGCCGCTACGTCGGCAAGGGCGTAAGCGATATTGCGGACCCACGGGCGCGCGCCGAGAGCCCGAGCTACCGCCGCATCCCCCTGCCGGCCGTGGTGGAGCTGTTGGGGCTGCAGCGACGCGTGCGCCGGCGGCTTCCCATGGTGCGTCAGCCCGTCCTGGCCATCCACGCGCTTCAAGACCACACCTGTCCGGTAACGAACGTCGAGCTGCTCGAGCGCGGTCTGGGTGGACCCTTGCGGTCGCGCATCCTGACCCGGAGCTATCACGTCATTAGCGTGGACGTGGAGCGCGATCTGGTCGCCGAGCTGGTCGCGGATTTCGTCGCGGCGCCGGCGGGCAAGGCCGAGACCAGAATTGTGCCTTGA